From a region of the Paenibacillus lutimineralis genome:
- a CDS encoding response regulator transcription factor produces MNNQYVIAVVDDDSNIRNLVEAYLQKENYRTVGLSSAEEAWNLWRDHPPDLWVLDIMLPGMDGYEFCRRIRNEAEVPIIMISARDSEVDKILGLELGSDDYLVKPFSPRELVARVKRQLQRWYKLNQSEEPAIPSQPIQIVLGRLLLLPEERRAFWDGEEVDLTSKEFVMLRVFAENPNRAFTRDELLAYVWGDDYFGSDRAVDHLIKRVRKKIGDLPIEAIWGHGYRMRNDGGGKVE; encoded by the coding sequence ATGAATAATCAATATGTGATTGCCGTCGTCGATGACGATTCAAATATTCGAAATTTGGTAGAGGCTTATCTACAGAAGGAAAATTACCGTACCGTCGGTCTGAGCAGTGCGGAAGAGGCCTGGAATCTTTGGAGAGACCATCCGCCCGATTTATGGGTGCTGGATATTATGCTGCCCGGCATGGACGGGTATGAATTTTGCAGACGCATCCGCAACGAAGCGGAGGTGCCTATTATTATGATTTCCGCACGGGATAGCGAAGTTGATAAAATCCTGGGCCTGGAGCTTGGCAGCGACGACTATTTGGTCAAGCCGTTCAGTCCGCGCGAGTTGGTGGCCCGTGTCAAAAGACAGCTTCAGCGCTGGTATAAGCTAAATCAGTCTGAGGAGCCCGCAATTCCTTCTCAACCTATACAGATCGTGCTTGGCCGACTGCTGCTGCTGCCGGAAGAGCGCCGAGCTTTTTGGGACGGAGAGGAAGTGGATCTGACTAGCAAGGAATTTGTGATGCTGCGGGTGTTCGCGGAGAATCCGAATCGCGCCTTTACGCGGGATGAATTGCTGGCTTATGTATGGGGGGATGATTATTTCGGCAGCGATCGGGCAGTGGACCATTTGATCAAACGGGTGCGCAAAAAAATCGGAGATCTTCCCATTGAAGCGATATGGGGGCATGGTTACCGGATGAGAAATGATGGAGGTGGAAAGGTAGAATGA
- a CDS encoding sensor histidine kinase, translated as MKLVHQINLAFGIAMVLVLSVAGIVIHYVLLDHLIGAQREDLRAMSIEMTSLLKEDYPQVTGVSVTKFPTELPMTAPYSDISAVLTDQTGSVIAASPLTYTTKKVETLAAATISTASSVKSIQAGSDKNFITVEKLTPQGKLTLYTPTSKVRTIEQALLKRLLIIFGAAGLAMILLSIFITKRLINPLIRLRNELNKVKQRQFSDVALIKAGGEIGSVAQSVHEMATELNHFNQVQKQFFQNASHELKTPLMSISGYAEGIRDGVFEGDNVRRGLDIIMDESARLKKLVTEMTLLAKLDSEEDVFRSEEISLEELLTETVERLNPLLVKQEITLHTEYGSLGAVKLRADRDKLLQAMLNIVSNAVRYAQHHIYIHAELCKGQIIINVSDDGPGIPEELLPYLFHRFVKGKDGESGLGLAISRAIVERCGGLIQAGNGSKGGAVISLKFPGVV; from the coding sequence ATGAAACTCGTACATCAGATCAATCTGGCTTTTGGCATTGCAATGGTGTTGGTATTGTCGGTTGCCGGAATCGTCATTCACTATGTATTGCTGGATCACCTGATCGGAGCGCAACGGGAGGATCTAAGGGCGATGAGTATTGAAATGACATCTTTACTCAAGGAGGATTATCCCCAGGTGACCGGTGTCTCGGTGACAAAATTCCCGACTGAGCTTCCAATGACTGCTCCTTACTCGGACATTAGTGCCGTTCTGACCGATCAGACGGGCAGTGTGATTGCGGCGTCTCCATTAACCTATACAACCAAGAAGGTAGAGACGCTGGCCGCGGCTACAATCAGCACGGCTTCCAGCGTCAAGAGCATTCAGGCAGGATCGGATAAAAACTTCATTACGGTAGAAAAATTAACGCCTCAAGGAAAACTGACACTGTACACGCCAACCAGCAAAGTCCGGACTATTGAACAGGCTCTGCTGAAGCGATTGCTCATTATTTTCGGCGCTGCCGGTTTAGCCATGATTCTTCTTAGTATCTTTATTACTAAAAGGCTGATTAACCCGTTAATCCGACTTCGCAATGAACTGAATAAAGTCAAACAGCGCCAGTTCTCGGACGTGGCCCTCATTAAGGCAGGAGGGGAGATCGGCTCGGTCGCTCAATCGGTGCATGAGATGGCAACAGAGTTGAACCACTTCAATCAAGTACAGAAGCAGTTCTTCCAAAATGCATCCCATGAATTAAAAACGCCGCTGATGTCTATTTCCGGTTATGCGGAGGGGATCCGGGACGGTGTCTTTGAGGGAGATAATGTCCGGAGAGGACTGGACATCATTATGGATGAGAGCGCCCGACTTAAGAAGCTCGTGACCGAGATGACGCTTCTAGCCAAACTGGATAGTGAAGAGGATGTGTTCAGAAGCGAGGAGATTTCCCTGGAGGAACTGCTGACAGAAACCGTAGAGCGGCTGAATCCACTACTCGTCAAGCAGGAGATCACTCTTCATACGGAATACGGGAGTCTCGGAGCAGTCAAGCTGCGCGCAGACCGCGACAAGCTGCTGCAGGCGATGCTGAATATTGTCTCCAATGCAGTGCGTTATGCGCAGCATCATATCTATATTCATGCCGAGCTATGCAAGGGGCAGATCATAATCAATGTTAGCGATGACGGACCAGGAATACCGGAGGAACTGCTGCCGTATCTGTTCCATCGCTTTGTCAAAGGCAAAGACGGCGAATCCGGGCTAGGGCTTGCCATCTCGCGTGCGATTGTTGAGCGCTGCGGGGGACTCATTCAGGCGGGTAATGGAAGTAAAGGTGGAGCGGTCATTTCGTTGAAGTTTCCGGGAGTAGTCTAG